Part of the Capsicum annuum cultivar UCD-10X-F1 chromosome 12, UCD10Xv1.1, whole genome shotgun sequence genome is shown below.
gCTTTGCTTCTTCTGTTGTTCCTTGTCCCTGCCATATTCTTTTCCTTCCTTTTGCTCCTGGCTCTTGTCATACATCTCCGAATGAAGGTTCCAGCATAAGGCTTCATCATGACTTTGTAAGCAACATTCCTGATAGTATTTTGGCTTATGATCATACTGAATATTGATCCACTTTGACTTTATCTGTCTACTTGTATCATTTTCCTCATTGATCTTCACCCTATGAGATAACTTTGCCACAAGTTCGACTTCAATCTTCACTCTAGCATAACTTGGCGTTGTGTGGTTTTTTGTTGCCATGTCCACCATTAAAGGCTTTCCAATTGCCGAAGCAATTGAAAAAATTGCTTCTTTGGCAAAGAAGTTTGGTGGTAGGTTTGGCATGGAGATCCATGCAATGCCTATTGTTGTTTCAACATTTGGTTCGAACCAAAGGTCCCATTTGAGAGTCCGCATTTTCTAATACACATCATTAACCTTAATATGATGAGCTACAGTCGATAATAAATTCATATAGTCCTCGAACTGATTCAATCTTATCAAAATATGTCGTGAATCCATTACCCCTATTGTAAATTCTCCTTTTATACCACGCTGAGTAGGGATAATTTTTCGCAATGCATTAATCTCCGGCCTACCATAAGAGAACTTACCAATGACTGCATACTGTAAATTCTCTTGTAATATCAAAGCTTTCACTTCAGATGATTTCCATGTCACTATTGGCTCCCCTTGTACCATTATGACCGGTTTAGGAGGGACCTTATTGTTGTCATGCACGTAGAGTTTGTTCTTCAATAGATCTGCATACTTTGGTGCCACACATTGTTGTTTCTCTCCTTCTACGTGCTTATGTTTCATAGATTCATCCGGTGGGTCAGCTCCCCCATAGCCATTTTCTTCGAGGATCAGTGTACGTAGTGAGCTGTTTGCATGCGCCGTTATTAGGGTTTTTCTAACGGGGATTAAAGTTTCTAATTTTAGCACATGTATTTGCATTCGTGCTTCTATCAGTGTTAATCTTTAATTACCCACTTTTTAGGAGATTTTAACCATGTAACTACAATACTCTCAATCGTAGGAATGAGGCTTGTAACTTTGGAAACAACTTATTTCAGATGAGAAATAATCTCATATTGAATCATCTTGGTATAACATCTGTTTCCTCCATAAATGACTAAGAATCTTGCTTTCTATATTCCCAACGAATAACAACTGACGTGATTTCTAGAATAATCCAGTGAAGTAAGTCATTTGGCTTGATATTCCACCACTTTTTAAGCATACACCTGATAGGTATATCCACCCAAATAATTCCAACAGATTATGAAAGAAATTCCACATTTGTTCAGCAATTTTACCACCAATGAAAGTGTAGTGCATAGTATCTTTTCCATCAATAGGACAACAAGAACATCTTGCACCACTGTCAATCCCAAATACATAAGCAACAGGATCATTAAAAAGCAagtttcttttcaaaaatctccATATTAAGGACATTTTAAAAGGCCAATATTTATCCCAAATCTTCTTTAAGAAATCAGAAACCTCATTTTTCTATCTAATATGTCTCCACACAGAAAAAATGTCATTATTGTTACCATCCAAATAGAAGTATCAAAAAGATTATGATTACCTATGTCAATGAAATTCATGTGTTCAACGAGATATTCAGAAAGCTGTAAGCCTGTAACGATTCATATCCCAATTTTCATAAGTAATAATGTCACTGACACTTTGAGCATAATTAAAATCACTTATGTGAATAATATGGGCTACTGCTCCCACTTCACACTAGTTATCCACCACAAATTATTATTGTCTTTACTGATTTTCCGAAttctcacatttgaggtagtggtatggactgtgtacacttaccCTCTTCAGACCTTatttggtgggaatatactgggcaTGTTTTTGTTACTGATTTTTCGAATTAAAAGTTCGTCTGCTTGATCTCTAATATTGACCAACTATTTCCAAGCAAGGGAATGAGTAGGCCGAATAGTAGAAGCAACAGGATGAGTAGCACAATATCTAGCAATAATAAAAGTACTCTGTAGAGAATTACAAGTTCTAAGCCTCCACCATCTATTATATCTTTCCATCATTAAACTTTACTAACATCAAAATACTTCTAAAGCCTAAATCACCTTCCCCTTTTGGAAaacacattttgatttatttcttttcatcTGATTTAAGTCATGATGAGTCCATCCATGTGCTAATAATAGGTACTTCATGGAATTACTCGAGCTAACTACAAAGTTGGTGATATGTTGTTACGATTAATCATCATTCCtcattaataatatcatataaaacCTTGTTAAAAGAGCTAacaaatgaaatattttatatcatCCTCACCTCTTACAAAAATGTAAAGTTGATTATTGTTATCAAGGTTGTATGGTGAAATTAAGTCACCCATCAAATTTAATTGACAACTTTTCACCATTCTTTTTAGAGAGAAATGTTCGCATAACCAACCATCCTCAATTTCAATCAACACCACTTAATATCAGCATCTATATAGCCTAGAAACAAAAGCATTtcaaactattaaagaaaaaaaattcctaattttttttttaaaaatccaataatCCTTGATCTTATTATACCTCCTCcttccttctttaatttttccgATCGATGGCGaatatattattggattttcTTCCAATGTATCGTTAAAAAGTGGATCATGGAATATAGTTAATATTCTTAATTGATGTCATCGATCTGGAAATTATAGAAGGAAGGAGagtagaaaaattattaacaaaTGGAATTTCAGAGGTTAAAAGATTTATTGTTATTGTGGGCAAAAGTGCAAACAAATAGACTTGCCCTCGTGGGTGGAAATCACACCGCAGCCAGGTTTTGCACCCGCTAAATTTATAATTCTCTATTATTATACCTCGCcatccctctttttttttttttttttttaaattaataatagttCAACCTTCCTTTTTCATCTCGGGAGTTTTCTTCAACCAGCTTCTTTGTGGTGTTTGGCTAGCTTGCATGCATCTTTAGTTTTTCAGTGTTCATTTTCATAACTTGTCATACAAAAATGAGGTACAAATCgatgaataatatgttgcaaGGTTTTTGCAACAAGCAACATAACAAAATGAGAGGTCTATACATTGATGGATTAATGGATTACCAATGGGACACAAAGTTGGTGATTATAAGAGTAGACCATTCTTGGGTTTTGAAGTTTATGGCTCGTGCAACAATTTTGGCATTGGTAATTGTGTCATTACCTTGGATTAATACAATAATGGGGTACTTATCATCGCGCTACGAGTCTAATTATGCTTACAAAGTTGATCATGAAATGGCTAATAAACCAACTAATTTGGAGTCTTTGCCTGCGATGTTTCAAGATTTGGTTAATGAAGGACTTCTAAGAACGGGTGATAGGTCCCTTCTTGTTAGCAATTGCAATGAGAAAGAAATTGACAATTCTCAAGTTGTTAAAGATTACAATCcagatttgatttctttttcagATTCTACAAAACAAAATCTTGTCCCTAGTGAGACTTTTGATCTTGTATTTGCTTATGATTACCCTCAATCATCAAATTTTATTGAAAGAGCTTTGAAGGTAGGTGGTATTCTAGTTGTACCACTAAGTGACATTCCTTTGGTTGATGAATTCCCACATCCATCAAATTACAAGATTGTCTATGTTAGAAAATTTGATTCAACTATTGTAGCCATGAAGAAACTAAAGAATGCCTCTCTCAACTCTTCTATGCGGCGACGTCTCAATGCTCTTGCAACTAATGCAGAAAATGCCTCTGGTTCGAGCTCTGGGAACAGAAAACTTTTTGATAAGGAGCATTTGACTTCCCTTAGTCAGTCTGCTCAGCACGATTCTAAATTAGTCAGATTAGTTGATTCTGAATATCGGAAATTTACAAATGCAAAAGAGGCAGCACTAAAGAAACTTGAAGATGTACTACTTGAACCACCAAGAGCATCATCTGGAAAATCGAGTAGATATTTAAAAAAGACACATTTTTTACCTGATTTAATGGGAGTTTCCCTAGAGATTTACCCAAGAAGGGTGTTCATTGATGTTAGTTTAcaagaaaagaatcaaaaatcaAGTGACAATTCTCACTCTACTTGGTTTTCAAAGCATTATCCcacaaaaaacacaaaatttgaGATATTGAAGATTGAGACTGTGACTGAAAAATCATCTGGAAAAGAGGTACCATTGACTATTAATAACATGTCTGATTGGTTAAgtaaaaatgtaaaagaaaatgaGTATGTGGTAATGAAGGCAGAGGCTGATGTGATTGAAAAAATGATGAACTGTAAGAGTATTAGGTTAATTGATGAGCTTTTCTTGGAATGTAAACATCAAGGAATTAAAAAAAGTGGTAAGAAACATAGGAGGCCATATTGGGAATGTTTATCATTGTATGGATTGTTGAGAGATGAGGGTATTGCTGTGCACCAATGGTGGGGTTGAAAAAATTGCAAattaataaataatgaataaaaaataatttaaaaaaaaaaagataggtgGGGTGAGCATAATAGAATATTGaggttttttaattttaatttcttattggTTTATATGTATTCACTTGCTTGTGTCTATTGATGTACTATACTTTGAGCAAATAATATGGGGTATATAAAAGGGATCTGTATTAAAGATACTTTCTTGTGGTtcgtttctttttctttactttcttgcaATTACTCTTTATATGTTTGTGTTctttccttttaaaattttaattctatGTATATATTAATTTTTCCATCATCTATCAATCGTGTTTAATATATAGTGATCAAACAAACACTATTAATTTGTATGGAGATAGAAGCTCATTTTTAGGGTTATTGGTTCTACACTTCTATATAGTACTTATAATGTTATGTCTAAAAAGTTGTGTATGATGTGAAGGAATATATCTTAAGATGTTGATTATAGTTTTGGTAGTTTAAGATGTTGATTATAGTTTTGGTAGTTTAACTTTCAAGAAGTGAAATATGAGAAGTATTTTGAGACagagggtgtgtttggtatgatggaaaatattttcctgaaaaataagttggttttctacttattttctcatgtttgattggtgagtggaaaatatttttcgaaaaatactttatggtgtttggttggtgagtagagactgttttttagaaaaatattttttagtatttgattggtgagtgaaaaaatattttttagaaaatactactaactgttaattagtatatcagtgcctctagcaactcaacaatttgtaagaactaatttaagcataacaaataatatcaatatcgaacactaaaatattacaatcactaaatttaagtaactattaattaacaaatatagaagacacttttcaatattttgtcaggacaatctcaagatactacaatcaatagaaatataacggaacgacaagcttattcaatctcgtgaaacaagttacatcgatgacaaaatgaaatatgcaattagcaaaagtaacataggtaagtcttcctctatgcatatgaaaaataacaatgcattcaacgaacattgaaaaTGGGAAAAATTCGGGCTTcgctattttttatttcaagcagtgaaaaattgaagcaaaacacagtgaaaaatatttccaagtaatgtaaat
Proteins encoded:
- the LOC107851892 gene encoding uncharacterized protein LOC107851892, with the translated sequence MRYKSMNNMLQGFCNKQHNKMRGLYIDGLMDYQWDTKLVIIRVDHSWVLKFMARATILALVIVSLPWINTIMGYLSSRYESNYAYKVDHEMANKPTNLESLPAMFQDLVNEGLLRTGDRSLLVSNCNEKEIDNSQVVKDYNPDLISFSDSTKQNLVPSETFDLVFAYDYPQSSNFIERALKVGGILVVPLSDIPLVDEFPHPSNYKIVYVRKFDSTIVAMKKLKNASLNSSMRRRLNALATNAENASGSSSGNRKLFDKEHLTSLSQSAQHDSKLVRLVDSEYRKFTNAKEAALKKLEDVLLEPPRASSGKSSRYLKKTHFLPDLMGVSLEIYPRRVFIDVSLQEKNQKSSDNSHSTWFSKHYPTKNTKFEILKIETVTEKSSGKEVPLTINNMSDWLSKNVKENEYVVMKAEADVIEKMMNCKSIRLIDELFLECKHQGIKKSGKKHRRPYWECLSLYGLLRDEGIAVHQWWG